In one Papio anubis isolate 15944 chromosome 11, Panubis1.0, whole genome shotgun sequence genomic region, the following are encoded:
- the CHCHD1 gene encoding coiled-coil-helix-coiled-coil-helix domain-containing protein 1, which translates to MATPSLRGRLARFGNPRKPVLKPNKPLILANRVGERSREKGEATCITEMAVMMACWKQNEFRDDACRKEIQGFLDCAAKAQEARKMRSIRESGSLPPNKLNKLLQRFPNKPHLS; encoded by the exons ATGGCGACACCCAGCCTGCGGGGTCGCCTGGCGCGGTTTGGGAACCCTCGGAAGCCTGTGCTGAAGCCCAATAAACCTCTCATTCTAGCTAACCGCGTCGGGGAGCGTAGCCGGGAGAAGGGCG AGGCGACTTGCATCACGGAGATGGCGGTGATGATGGCTTGCTGGAAGCAGAATGAATTCCGCGACGATGCGTGCAGAAAAGAGATCCAGGGCTTCCTCGATTGTGCCGCGAAGGCTCAG GAAGCCCGAAAGATGAGATCAATACGAGAGTCTGGGAGTTTACCtccaaataaattgaataaattgtTACAGAGGTTTCCTAACAAACCTCACCTCAGCTGA